The Pseudochaenichthys georgianus chromosome 24, fPseGeo1.2, whole genome shotgun sequence genome includes a region encoding these proteins:
- the LOC117440006 gene encoding ankyrin repeat domain-containing protein 9 — translation MASVTVSSAAQSPGKNRKSLSLLFYRAVRDLKPVWMLEEIRTMQTFYQEDASQRSYTSSEALLYAIVHDHQAYAKYLLSRYTDQALAKPGERFCCCPSSAPHLAMAVRYDRRYILGLILQETHRIPSATSYTDRDGCFHMEDGRTPLHLACELLRPEVVIMLLGNGAAPQAPDHNGLTPVDVILEKLREGKEARCGEGRQCLDNLLMFIPKVHFKMQGALSREPERWSEVLGEETLSYLSGRSPAPLLLTAMQTILRQLSPATFPDSLLQLPIPSSLKPLGLPEGQRDIKSDV, via the coding sequence ATGGCCTCTGTCACCGTCAGCTCGGCGGCTCAGAGCCCCGGGAAGAACCGCAAGTCCCTTTCGCTGCTCTTCTACCGGGCTGTGCGGGACCTGAAGCCGGTGTGGATGCTGGAGGAAATACGGACGATGCAGACCTTTTACCAGGAGGACGCCAGCCAGAGGAGTTATACCTCTTCGGAAGCATTGCTATACGCTATAGTTCACGACCACCAGGCGTACGCCAAGTACCTGCTCAGCCGGTACACCGACCAAGCGCTAGCAAAGCCCGGGGAGCGCTTCTGCTGCTGCCCGTCCTCCGCCCCGCACCTGGCCATGGCTGTCCGCTACGACAGGCGCTACATCCTCGGCCTCATCTTACAGGAGACACACCGGATACCCAGCGCGACATCCTACACGGACAGAGACGGGTGTTTTCACATGGAGGACGGCAGGACCCCCCTGCATCTAGCCTGCGAGCTCCTGCGGCCCGAGGTGGTCATCATGCTGCTGGGGAACGGAGCGGCCCCGCAAGCCCCGGACCACAACGGCCTGACCCCGGTGGATGTAATTCTGGAGAAACTCAGGGAGGGTAAAGAAGCGAGATGCGGGGAGGGGAGGCAGTGTCTGGACAACCTGCTCATGTTCATACCAAAGGTTCACTTTAAGATGCAAGGGGCTCTGAGCAGAGAGCCGGAGCGATGGAGCGAGGTGCTGGGGGAGGAGACGCTCAGCTATCTGTCCGGAAGAAGCCCGGCGCCGCTGCTCCTCACCGCCATGCAGACTATACTGAGGCAGCTCAGCCCGGCCACATTCCCGGACAGTCTGCTCCAGCTACCCATCCCCTCCTCCCTCAAACCCCTGGGCCTGCCCGAGGGCCAGCGGGACATCAAGAGCGATGTGTAG
- the LOC139433152 gene encoding uncharacterized protein: MRKAILLHLEVQHPHSYKCLNSSVPVPELYFGDGCLLKDFRMSRDSLEALMQCLGPERRQAWGHHMTVLTTVYWLAHGLSYSVVSRAFQVPLSTVHRLVHQGVEDIAALRQSVIRLPAGRELEEVGQGFQQLADSPAFSSCVGAIDGCHIRIKTPPGPSGQDYINRKLFPSVQLQAVCDGKGTFLQTFVGFPGSVHDTRVLKNSTLYKEALYPPPGYFIVGDGGYPCIVHPITVVTPYREPLQGRVQSRFNGCHAKACSIIEHAFGIRKGQWRCLLSKALEVNHTFVPAVVTACCVLHNLSITADMTQLEEEQEQRVERSPPRPVRGERGGQGRRDRLADQISAPDHNPVQLNDHDYC; this comes from the exons ATGCGCAAAGCCATCCTGCTTCATCTTGAG GTTCAACACCCACACTCATACAAATGTTTGAACAGCAGTGTCCCGGTGCCGGAGCTGTACTTCGGAGATGGGTGCCTGCTGAAGGACTTCAGGATGAGCCGAGACTCCCTGGAGGCCTTGATGCAGTGTCTGGGGCCTGAGAGGAGACAGGCCTGGGGACACCACATGACTGTCTTGACAACTGTGTACTGGCTGGCACACGGGTTGTCATACAGTGTGGTGTCCCGGGCCTTTCAGGTACCCCTCtccacggtccacagactggtcCACCAGGGAGTGGAGGACATCGCTGCTCTCAGGCAGTCTGTGATCAGGCTGCCTGCTGGTCGAGAGCTGGAGGAGGTCGGGCAGGGCTTCCAGCAGTTGGCCGATAGCCCGGCATTTAGTTCATGTGTGGGTGCCATTGATGGGTGCCACATTAGAATAAAGACCCCACCCGGACCCAGTGGCCAGGACTACATAAATCGGAAGCTCTTTCCTTCCGTACAGCTGCAGGCTGTATGCGATGGGAAGGGTACATTCCTACAAACATTCGTAGGATTTCCGGGTTCAGTGCATGACACCCGTGTCCTAAAAAACAGTACCTTATACAAAGAGGCTCTGTACCCTCCACCAGGGTACTTTATTGTGGGAGATGGTGGCTATCCGTGCATTGTACACCCCATAACGGTCGTAACCCCGTATCGGGAGCCACTACAGGGGAGGGTACAGAGCCGCTTCAACGGCTGCCATGCCAAAGCGTGCAGCATCATTGAGCACGCTTTTGGGATTCGGAAGGGGCAATGGAGGTGCCTCCTGTCGAAGGCCTTGGAGGTGAACCACACCTTTGTCCCTGCTGTGGTCACTGCCTGCTGTGTACTGCACAATCTCAGCATTACTGCAGACATGACTCAactggaggaggagcaggagcagCGGGTAGAGAGGTCTCCACCTCGTCCTGTGAGGGGGGAGCGAGGTGGACAGGGCCGGAGAGACAGACTGGCAGACCAAATCTCGGCTCCTGACCACAACCCGGTCCAGCTGAACGACCACGATTATTGTTGA